From Pseudomonas sp. FP2335, the proteins below share one genomic window:
- a CDS encoding carbonic anhydrase: MSDKDKQPLAASASAPEVAESADAALKHIVDGFLHFHHDVFPQQEELFKKLATAQSPRAMFITCADSRIVPELITQSSPGDLFVTRNVGNVVPPYGQMNGGVSTAIEYAVLALGVQHIIVCGHSDCGAMRAVLNPDSLEKMPTVKAWLRHAEVAKTMVHDNCDCANEGESMKVLTEENVIAQLQHLRTHPSVASRMANGHLFIHGWIYNIETSEIRAYDADQATFRPLNGEGPIPCATPKARF; this comes from the coding sequence ATGAGTGATAAGGATAAACAGCCGTTGGCTGCGTCGGCTTCAGCCCCTGAGGTGGCGGAATCCGCCGATGCAGCGCTAAAGCATATCGTTGACGGCTTTTTGCATTTCCATCACGACGTCTTCCCCCAGCAGGAAGAACTCTTCAAGAAACTCGCCACGGCCCAGAGCCCGCGGGCGATGTTCATTACCTGCGCCGATTCGCGCATCGTCCCCGAGCTGATTACCCAGAGCTCACCGGGCGACCTGTTCGTGACCCGTAACGTCGGCAACGTGGTGCCGCCCTACGGCCAGATGAATGGGGGTGTTTCCACTGCCATCGAGTACGCCGTACTCGCCCTGGGCGTCCAGCACATCATTGTCTGCGGGCACTCCGATTGCGGTGCGATGCGTGCGGTGCTCAACCCCGACAGCCTGGAAAAAATGCCGACGGTGAAGGCCTGGTTGCGGCATGCCGAGGTCGCCAAGACCATGGTCCATGACAACTGCGACTGCGCCAACGAAGGCGAGAGCATGAAGGTGCTGACCGAAGAAAACGTCATCGCCCAGCTACAACATTTGCGCACCCACCCCTCCGTGGCTTCGCGCATGGCCAATGGTCATTTGTTTATCCATGGTTGGATCTACAACATCGAGACCAGCGAAATCCGCGCCTACGATGCCGATCAGGCCACGTTCAGACCGTTGAACGGCGAAGGGCCGATTCCTTGCGCGACGCCTAAAGCGCGCTTCTAA
- a CDS encoding SulP family inorganic anion transporter: protein MRAAQLKAVLPRELLASVVVFLVALPLCMGIAIASGMPPAKGLITGIIGGLVVGWLAGSPLQVSGPAAGLAVLVFELVRQHGMMMLGPILLLAGFLQLVAGRLRLGCWFRVTAPAVVYGMLAGIGVLIVLSQIHVMLDGAPKPSGLDNLAGFPAAVAQAIPSLGWQAGLLGLSTMLVMYLWDKFRPQSLRFVPGALLGVGLTTLVSLLLVLQVKRVEVPENLADAIDWLRPSDLLNLADPQLLIAAFAVAFIASAETLLSAAAVDRMHSGQRSDFDKELSAQGVGNMLCGLVGALPMTGVIVRSSANVQAGATTRLSAMFHGLWLLAFVLLLSSVLQSIPVASLAGVLVYTGIKLVDIKAFKALGRYGRMPMFTYAATALAIIFTDLLTGVLVGFGLTLVKLALKASRLKVSLIDLPQDGEMELRLSGAATFLKVPALTQVLSAVPAGTTVHVPLNNLSYIDHSCLELLEEWGRANAAKGSKLVIEARGLKRRLEGRVRTTTGIGSAPATG from the coding sequence ATGCGTGCTGCTCAATTGAAAGCTGTATTGCCACGGGAGCTGCTCGCCTCGGTGGTTGTGTTTCTGGTCGCCCTGCCCCTGTGCATGGGCATCGCGATTGCTTCCGGGATGCCGCCGGCCAAGGGGTTGATCACCGGGATTATCGGTGGCCTGGTGGTCGGTTGGCTGGCGGGCTCGCCGCTGCAGGTCAGCGGTCCGGCGGCGGGTCTGGCGGTGTTGGTGTTCGAGTTGGTGCGCCAACACGGAATGATGATGCTGGGGCCGATCCTGCTGCTGGCGGGCTTCCTGCAACTGGTGGCTGGGCGTTTGCGCCTGGGCTGCTGGTTCCGCGTGACGGCACCGGCGGTGGTGTACGGCATGTTGGCGGGGATTGGCGTGCTGATTGTGCTGTCGCAGATCCATGTGATGCTCGACGGCGCGCCCAAACCCTCCGGGCTGGATAACCTGGCAGGTTTCCCGGCTGCGGTGGCGCAAGCGATTCCGAGCCTGGGCTGGCAAGCCGGCTTGCTTGGCTTGTCGACGATGCTGGTGATGTACCTGTGGGACAAATTCCGCCCGCAATCCCTGCGGTTTGTGCCCGGCGCGCTGTTGGGTGTGGGGCTGACCACGCTTGTCAGCCTGTTGCTGGTGTTGCAGGTCAAGCGGGTGGAGGTCCCGGAAAACCTCGCCGATGCCATCGATTGGCTGCGCCCCAGCGACCTGCTGAACCTGGCTGATCCGCAGCTGTTGATCGCCGCCTTTGCCGTGGCGTTTATCGCCAGTGCCGAAACCCTGCTCTCCGCAGCGGCGGTGGACCGCATGCACAGCGGCCAGCGCTCGGATTTCGACAAGGAGTTGTCGGCTCAAGGTGTCGGCAACATGCTGTGTGGTCTGGTTGGCGCCCTGCCGATGACTGGTGTGATCGTGCGCAGTTCGGCCAACGTGCAGGCCGGCGCCACCACGCGCTTGTCGGCCATGTTCCATGGCCTGTGGCTGCTGGCCTTCGTGTTGTTGCTGTCGAGTGTGCTGCAAAGCATCCCGGTGGCGAGCCTGGCGGGCGTGCTGGTGTACACCGGGATCAAGCTGGTGGACATCAAGGCGTTCAAGGCCCTGGGGCGTTACGGGCGGATGCCGATGTTCACCTATGCGGCGACTGCGCTGGCGATCATCTTTACCGACCTGCTGACCGGTGTACTGGTGGGGTTCGGGCTGACGCTGGTCAAGCTGGCGCTCAAGGCCTCGCGTCTGAAAGTGAGCCTGATCGACTTGCCGCAGGATGGTGAGATGGAGCTGCGTTTGAGTGGCGCGGCGACGTTCCTGAAAGTGCCGGCGCTGACCCAGGTGCTGTCGGCGGTGCCGGCGGGGACGACCGTACATGTGCCGCTGAACAACCTGAGTTACATCGACCATTCCTGCCTGGAGTTGCTGGAGGAGTGGGGGCGGGCCAATGCGGCGAAGGGGTCGAAGCTGGTGATCGAGGCGCGCGGGTTGAAGCGGCGTTTGGAGGGGCGGGTCAGAACGACGACGGGGATAGGCTCCGCACCCGCAACAGGCTGA